Sequence from the Spirochaetales bacterium genome:
ACCGGTTCGAACGGTCTCAGCTCCACCTCGAGCGAGTGTTCAATTTTCAGCGGAACGTCCACCTCGCCGCCGACCGTGACGAATCCGCCGACCGTCACCAACCCGCCGGCGGGAAACCGGGGGGATGTGAACGGCGACGGTAACATCAATATCGTCGACGCCCTCCTTGTGGCGCAGTATTCGGTCGGCCTGAACCCGTCGAACTTCAATGTGAACAACGCCGATACCAACTGTGACAATAACATCACGATCGTCGACGCCCTTCTTATCGCGCAATACGCGGTGGGACTTGTCGACCGGTTCTGTTGATACGGCAGATAATTGCAGATAATATGGAAAGCAGTCTGAACGGGCTGCTTTCTTTTTTTTCGCCTTTTATTACCGCGCGGGAAAAGGAATCGTTTTTTCCCGCATTAATAGACTGATGTCGTCGTCATCGGATTATTTTTTCTTTTATATATACATAACTCAGTTTCGTCGCTGTCTGCGGTAAAACCGCAATGAATGGTAACGGCGATTCCTGTGCAACTCATTTTTCTTGAATTTTTGCTCAATTATGGTTATACTATAACCATATTGGGAAAACTGAACCGTAAGTAATATAGATCAAAGAAAAAAAGGGGTACCCATAATGAATATACAAAAACGTATCGTCACCGTGTTAATGACCGTTGCCTTTATTTTATTATTTTCCGGCTGCAATCTCTTTATCGAGATGTTCGAAGGCATGAGGGACCCTGCCGACGACACACCCCCGGTCCCGGCCAGGATCGGCATATTTTACCGGGAAGTCCCGATTCTCAATGGCCTTGACAGCTTTGATTTCGGAAGCATCGCCGCCGGTGACGGCAAATATATCGAGTTTACCATTCGGAATCTGGGGGAAACGCGGCTCGTCCTCGAAGGGCAGCCGCTTATCGTCAATACTTCAGGAGAAAATTTTTCACTTCAGACAAATGCCGCGCTCGCGATTGAAGCGGGAGAGGAAACGGCATTTACCATATATTTTACGTCGGAAGGCGATGACGCCGGAGAGTACAGGGCGTCCGTTACGATAAAAAGCAATGACAGTATCCGGAATCCGTTTACATTTTATATAACGGGAAGCATCGTACAATCACATCCGGCGGAACCCGATATCGATGTGTATTATCAGAATATCAATATAAAACCCGGAGACACCTCCGTGGATCTGGGAACGGTACGGATCGATCAAATCCGGCAATATGTTTTCCATATGACCAATATGGGGGATGCCGAGTTCACCCTTTCCGGGATCGAAATAACCGGAGACGGATTTGAGTTGCTTCCCTACGAAATCGAATCGATCGCCGTTTCGGATAGCGTCAATTTCAAGGTCTCCTTCACGTCTTCCGAAAGCGGAAGCCATTCCGGTACCATCCTGATCGACAGTAAAGACCCGTATGATTATCTTTTCGGTTTCAATGTCATGGTCCTGGTCGAATAGATCGCGGAGAGTTCCCGAACCATCGAATAGCGTGCATGAAAACAAGACGTATACCCGCATCATTTCTCCATATCTTGACAGGATGAGGTTTTTCTGATACAATCAGCTATCACGTTTCAGGAAAAAGGGCGTCATTTTTTAATGAAAAAAGGCTTTTTCTATCATTTTACTTCCTTTATATATATCGTTATCGCTGTTATATGCACCCTTGTTCTTTCATGCCGCCATCCGGGAGATGAAATCCCCGCCATCGACACAACCCCACGGGCTTCACTGGCATTTGCCAATTACATCGATCCTTTTATTGTCGAAGGGAAACCCTTCAGGCTATGCCTTTCCGTGGATCTATATTATTCCCGGCTGAAATCCTTTGATATTATCGTTTCCTATGATGAAACGATGATGCTGCCGATTGAAAATGGTGTTGAATCGGGCAATGAAAACCTCTCCATCACCGTCGATACCGTCACTCCGGGAATGCTGCGCATTCAGGGCAATCATGAAACATGGTTTGAAAGCGGTGAGGATATCGGGTTACTGATCGCCGGCTGGGATGCGACCGCGCAGGGTGAGACCGATATTTCCGCCGAAATCGTCGGTCTTGCGGCGCCGGACGGTTCGGCGATCGAATCAGAAAAAACGATACATTTCACCATCGACGTAGATGAGTCCGTTTCTTACCCCCTCACCGGGCGCGTCCTCGACAGTATCGGGGGTGCACCGGTCGGCGGTGCCAGTGTCGAGGTTTCGGGGACGGGTCTCGAAACAACGACGGACAGCGACGGGTTCTTCCGGTTCGAAAATATCGTTATCGGGGTCTATGATATCGTGGCCACGAAAGAAGGACGGGCCGGAAGCAGGCTTCAGGAGGTGTATGTCGACGGCGATGATATCGACGTCGAGATCGTCCAGTGCGAGTACAATTACCTGATCGGCTCGGTCACCCCCCCCTCCATTGAAGTGAGCGGGGTCGATCACGGCGGGGAATATACCGGGCTCGTTCCCGTCGACATCCGCGTTATCGAGGGCTCGAGCCCGGTCTTCGCGACCGAGTTTCACCGAAGCATTTATTTAAAAATAGGGACTACCTCAATGAGTTATTACGAAGTTGCCGAAAGCCCCACCGACACACTCTACTACCGGTGGAATACCCAGACGCTGCCCGCGGGGCCGGTCGTTTTAAAGGCGGTTGCCTATGACACGAACAACAACAGAGCGGAAATCAATATTCCCCTTTCAATTACAACGAATAACGGCGTTGTCCCGGAAATGTCCCCGTATGAGGATTTTTACAATATTACTGCGACGACCTACGGCAAGAGTATGGTTATAACGAGGTCGCCGGGGCTTTCGGCAATCATCGGCGGGGCCGCGTATCCGGCCACGCGAGCGCCGGAAGACACCTCGATTATCGTCGAGTTCTCCGTTCAGAAGTATTACCATGGCATTGTGATATATAAATCAGCAGCGGAGGAAGGGCCTTACGCGCTTGCCGGCCAGACAACCTATACCGATTCCTTCTTTTACAAGTTTGCCGATTATTCACCCGCCCTCATGCCGGATATGACCGTTTATTACAAACTCGCGTATTTCAACCAGTATGGGATGGGGCCCCCGACGGACGCCATTTCAGTCAGGATTCTGCCGGCATACCACATTTCCCTTGCCGGCCCGCCGAACAACGCGATCATTACCGAAATTACTCCCACACTGACATGGGAAAGCGAACCTGTTATCGAGGGGGCTCGCCGGACGGACTGGATTGTCGTCACCAATGTGCTGGATGCCACGATTGTGGCCTACAGTTTTATCGATGACGGTCTGGAATATACGTTACCCGCTCTGCAGTATAATAACAAATATGAATGGGATGTCAGGAGTCTGTATGAATACAACAACGCCCCGCCCAGGGCGAATGTGTTGTCCCGTTCCTTTCCCGGGGGAAAAGGATTTACGGATCTGTCTCTGAACGGGTCCTTTTATTTTACGGTCGTGCAGCCGGAAGAGTGAGAAGAAGATGAAGCGATTATGGACCTTTTTGACAATATTATGGTCACTCTCCTTTCTTTTTTCCTGTTCGATTGAAAGCGAACGGACAGCATGGCCCGTGACGTTGATCGAAGAAGAAACGAACGGGGAGTATGTCGAGGGGGAGGTGATCGTCACTATCGATGAATCAGTCGCCTGCGGCGATATCGATGTCCTTGTCCCGGGCAACCGCGTGAAAACCGTCACCCCGAAAGGGTCGTCACAGCGCATGCTGTTGTATCGGCTTTTCGACAGGGATGAGTGCGACACCGTGATAATCGCACTCATGTCGAGCGGACTTGTCAATTACGCGGAGAAGAACGCAGTGTATTCACTCTGTGAATATGTTCCCGACGATCCCTATTACTCGACCTGCCAGTATTCACCGCAGATTACCGGCTGCGAAGAAGCCTGGGAGGCCGTCCAGTCACCGGGAGGCGGGATCATCGTTGCCGTACTGGATACGGGAATCAATGGCGAACATGAGGAGCTCGAAGGAAGGGTGATCGCCGGAAGAAACGTGTTGACCGGGGAAGATATCCCGGAAGGGACGAACAGCGACGACAACGGCCACGGTTCCCATGTCGCGGGCATCATCGGCGCAAAAGGCGATAACGGAAAGGGAATCGCGGGTGTCGCATGGGACTGTTCCCTCATGCCGGTCAAGATATTCGGTAATGATATACAGACCACGACAGCCCATATCGCCGAAGCCATTGTCTGGGCCGTCGATCACGGCGCCCGGGTCATCAGTATGAGTTTCGTGGGAATGCTGTATTCGATGGCGGTCAACGACGCGGTCAATTACGCGTTGAACAGGGACGTCGTGCTGGTCGCGGCCATGGGAAACGACGGGAGGGCAAAAATCGAGTACCCGGGCGCGCATCCGGGGGTGATTGCCGTGGGTGCGACGAACGGAAGGGATCAGGTCGCCTATTTTTCCACGCGGGGAAACCATATCAGTGTTGCGGCGCCGGGGGAAAGCATCTATTCCCTGAAAAACACCTCGAACACCGAATATGTATTCGGAAGCGGAACGTCGATGGCCACACCCTTTGTTACGGGAGTCGCCGCGTTGCTTTTATCGGCCCGGCCGGAACTCACCCCGGTAGAATTACGTTCGATTATCGAAGACAGTGCGGTCCCGCTGGGACCCGACGAGTTCAGTCCGGCATACGGCTACGGCAGGGTGAGTGTTTATAATGCCCTTAACCTCGATGCCCGGAACAATTACGGGACGGTCACCGTCAATGTTACGAACAGGGACGAACCGGTCGGAGGGATTAAGGTCCTCCTGGAAGATACTGCGGACAACACGATCGTACAGGCGGGGATTACCAGCTATGGCGGAATCGAAGGCGTCTTGAACGGCCAGATTGTTTTCAATCATATACACCCGGGTGATTACCGGGTAAGGGTTCAGGCAGGTATTCACAAAGAAACCTTTATCTCAATCACACCCAAAAGCCGGGAACAGACCGCATCCTTTGCGTTCGACACTCCCATGGTGCTGGTCGTCAACGCGATAAAGGTCGCAGACGCGTCGCTTTTGACGGCGGAGGCTTTGTATGCGGAACGACTCACCTCGATGGGAAAAGCCTTCACCCTCTGGAAAACCGCCTATCACGGACCGCCGCCGAAATCCCTCATCGACGCCTATGACCTTTTGATCTGGTTTACGGGCAACACACAGAACAACCCGTCAAAACAGATCGAGATTCTCACCGAATACGAGATAACGCTGCTTGAAGAGTATTGCGATAAGGGCGGCAGGCTTTACCTTTCCGGCAATAACATCGCGCAGCACCTGAAGCGATTCGATCCGGATTTTTTAGCCGGTTACCTGCACGCCGAATACCTCACTTCACCCCTCTCGCACGACGAACTTTTGGGGCGGGGGCTTCTCGACGGTATGGATTTTTTCATCTCCATGGCGGACGACGATCAGATCGATATCCTCGATGGGGCGACCGGTATTCTCGACTCGAGCGACGAGCCCGATGAAAACCACTGGGCGGGCCTGAGCTGGGATTCTGGATACCGACTCATATTCACCACCCCGTATCCGAACCAGATCAACAGCTCTTTTCACGAGGAGTTTTTCAACAGGGTCCTCACATGGCTGGAAAGCGACGGATAACCATGAAGGAGCGAAAGAAGAAATGATTACCGGTCATGACAACCTGACGAAACGATTACCCTTCATTATCTTACTGGTCCTGCTTCTGGTATTCCAGGCATGCAGGCATGCCGGAGACGGTGATATTGTCGAAGACAATGATCTCGCGACCATGGAATTTTTCTTTTATCCGAACAATGAAGTCATCTTTCATGACACGTTCGCCCTGTTCTGTACGACCGTCTATCTCGTTTCGCCGCAGGGTGGGGTCGATGCAGCGGCCGTCACGATCGGCTATGATCAGGGGGTCATGGAATATGAGAGTGTATTCAGCCGCGATTTTATCGTGAGTGCGAACGATACCCCGGGGGCGCTTCAGGTGCAGGTGTCCGCGCTCGGGGCCTACGATCCCGTCGATTATCTCGAGGTGTGTTCCGTGACATGGAAGGCGACCGCCACGGCGATTACGGACATGTCGTTGACGATCGAGGGGATGACTAATCCAGACGGGCTTCCGGTCGAATACCGCTCCGGGTTCTCGAATACGGTGAAAATACTGAAAGTATTGGGAAGTATTTCGATAGAGGGCGCCGGGGCGGTGTTAAAAGGAACACATTTTTCAAATACCCTTTATTTCGGCACGGAAGATAAAATCCTTGCGGACTACGACATCACCGTCACCTATGATCCCCGGAAAATAACGATCGACGAGTCGGCAGGAGAAAGCGGGATCATGCTCGGCAGGGACGGGTTCATCGACGAGATCACGCACGACTACGGAACGATCACTATCAGGGGAACGAATACCGTCGGGACCGGGGCCGGGTCGAGGCTCGAGTTTTTTTCCATGCGGTGGTATGCGGAAGATTCGGGAAGCACGGCGATATCGGTCAGGGTAAACAGAATCATGACCGGGGACGCCGTTTTTATCAAACCCTCGATACAGGGAAAATCAATCTCGATACAAAGGACGGGAAACAAACCGCTGGTTGAAATCCGGTTCGCGCCGGAAACACTCATAGTGAACGAGGAAGACCTGTTTGACACGGGTATAATCCTTGATACAAAAGACTACAAGATAGCCGCATACGGAATCAACGTCTATTACGACCCGGATGTCCTGCAGGTAGATGCGGATAAGGGAAATAACGGTGTGAGTGCCGGAGCGGACGGATTCCTCGCCGCGGCGAATCCTTCGGTTCCGGGTGAAATAAGAATCGCCGGTTTCGATGTGGGGGGGAAAGGACCCGATCCCGATATGGAGCTTCTCGTCATCCATTGGAAGGCGATCGGAGTTGACGACGCTTCGACGATTTTCATGAATATCAAATCACTTACGGATCAATATCAAACGGAACTTCTCCATGACGATCCCGGAACCTGTACGGTGACGGTCAATGAATCCGTCGATTAAGGGACCGGCTGTCCGGTTTTAAAAACAGCTTCCGGCTCCCTCAGGAAAGATAATTCCTCAAATGTTCGATACGGGGGTCGTTTTTCAGCTTCTGGATCGCCCTTTTGACGATCTGGCGAACGCGTTCCTTTGTGATATTGAAACGGTTGCCCACTTCTTCGAGTGATCCGGCCTTTTTCCCGTTTATCCCGAAGCGGTGCTTCAGGATATCGGCCTCGCGGGGATCGAGATCGTCCAGAATTATTCTGATATTGTCCTTCAACGAGCTGTCGATGGCGCTTTCCGCCGGCGATTGGGTCATGCTGTCCTCGATAAAATCACAAAGCGGAATTTCCGAATCGGCATCGTTAAATGCCGGGGAGTCGAGTGAAAGCATTTCACGGGAAATCGAAATCAGATCGTTCACGCATTCCTTGTCCAGATTCAGCTGTTTTGCGATTTCTTCTATTTTAGCTTCGATCCCGTCCTTGTTTTCGAGTTCTTCCTTTACACGCTCGATTCGCGCGATGTTGCATATTTTATTAACGGGAAGCCGTATCATCCTGCTTTTTTCATGCAGCGCCCTGAGAATCCGCTGCCTGATCCACCATACCGCGTAGGAGATAAACCGGTACCCCTTTTTGACATCATATTTATCGATGGCCTTGATCAGTCCGATATTGCCTTCATTGATGAGATCCTCCAGTTGGAGTCCCATGTGCTGATAATTTTTGGCGACATGAACGACGAACCGCAGATTCGCATTGATAAGCTTTTCCTTGGAAACCGCATCACCCTTTACCGCCCGCTGCGCGTGATACATCTCTTCTTCCTTTGACATGAGATCCACTTTATTAATCTCATTGAGATAGATATTGAGTATCGTATCACGGGATGAGGTCTTTCTGCTTTTTTTACGCATATTTCTCCTTTTCATAATGATAACCTGTTTCCTTAAGCTTCATATTCCTCTTTGGTCTTCCATTACTGTTATTGTCCCTTTCTTATTAATAAAATCCTCGGAATCGGTATTAGTTACAGAATACAGGCTGAATTTTACTGTTTTTGCCGGGTTTATACGGCATCATGTTTCGTGTTTTTTCTGTGATGTTACCGCTTTCTGAATACGGTATCCGGTTCATTTACCGGATAGAGGGGACGGCCGCCCCGAAGCACTGCGGCGACGTTTTCCGCCGCCTTTCGCTTCAATTCGACGAGGGATTCTTCGCTGTAATAGGCCATGTGTGAGGAAAGGACCGCGTTATCGAGTGTTAAAAGCGGCGAATCGGGAGGTATCGGTTCTTCACGGAAGACATCCAGTCCCGCACCGCCGAGTTTTCCCGAGAGAAGGGCTTCCGTCAGCGCGTCTTGATCTATCACACGGCCACGTGAAGTATTGACGAGAATCGCCCCCTGTTTCATTACCGGGAATTCGTCCGTACCGATAAGCCCGCGCGTTTCTTCGGTAAGCGGGACATGGATGGATATATAGTCCGACCGTGAAAGGAGTTCTTCAAGGGTAACGGGAATACAACCCCCGTTACTGATAATCCCGGGTTCGACGTAGGGGTCGTATACGAGAATTTCCGAAAGACCGAAAAAACCGATTTTTCGTGCAACGGTACGTGCGATCCTGCCGAAACCGATAAGTCCCAAAATTCTTCCCTTTATCCTGAAAAGGCGCACTTCCTTATGGATGTTCCATGCGCCGGATTTTACCCGCATATCGGTGTAAGGGATACGGCGAATAGCTGAAAGGAGAAGGGCGATCGTGTGATCCGAGGTGTCCTCCACGCAGTAGTCCGGCACGTTCGCGACCCAGATCCCCCGCCGTGCCGCCGCTTCGATGTCCACATTGTCATAGCCGACACCATAACGGGAGATAACCCTGCATTGGGAAAACCGGCGTATCGCGGGTTCCCGGAGGGGACAAAGATTGACGAGGAGCCCCTGAGATGAAAGAATTTCACCGGCAAACTCATCGTCTTTAGTATAATCGTATATTTTCAGAACGGCGCCCGCCGGTTTGAGAACCGCTTCTTCTTCCCCGTATGAAGAGAATCTGTTGTCGGTAACTGAAACGATGAGTTTTTCCATATTAATCGTGATTATCTCATTAATTGACCTATTCGTCTATTTCCTCAAAATGCCGCCCTGCGTGTTTTTCAGCCCTTGTTAGCGTCATTATTGCGAGTTTACCCGACAATTGTCGTATTACGGATGTTTTTAATGCTTTTACCGTGATCCTCCGGAATCAGTCGGATTCGGTCGTACCTCCTCCGCTTGACCGCCATACGATATACGCAACCATCAAAAATACGAGTTTTTTGGGGGGATCGGGATGGTTTCTGAGGACGTTCAAAAAATAAAATGACGGCCCGTTTCCGCTTTCAGGCAGGTTTTTAAGTACGAGAGAAAGGCCTTCTGTGCATGTAAGAACGAATCCCTCTTCGATTATTCGTTTCAGGGTGATGCGGGCGTCATCATACGGTTTATCATGGACAGCTTTTTTATCGATTGTTTCGGAAAGCAGGATACGGGCCCTTTCCCCGCTCTGGAGAAACAGCCGGTAAAGCGGATAAAAAAAGGAACCGAATCCGATGATTCCGGAAACGGCGAGGATGATTTCGTCCTGTATGAACGGACGAAGCCCCGAACACATTTTTTTCAGCAGGGCTTCGATTGAGGGAACGTGCCGGTAGCGTTCGAGTGCAAGGGCCCCGTGAATGATGAGCCGGGGATTATCCGATTCGGTGATTATCGTTTCGATGGCCGCGATGCTTTTTCTGTCTTCAAGTCTGGCCAGCGCCGTCATGGCTTTTCCCGAAAGG
This genomic interval carries:
- a CDS encoding choice-of-anchor D domain-containing protein gives rise to the protein MNIQKRIVTVLMTVAFILLFSGCNLFIEMFEGMRDPADDTPPVPARIGIFYREVPILNGLDSFDFGSIAAGDGKYIEFTIRNLGETRLVLEGQPLIVNTSGENFSLQTNAALAIEAGEETAFTIYFTSEGDDAGEYRASVTIKSNDSIRNPFTFYITGSIVQSHPAEPDIDVYYQNINIKPGDTSVDLGTVRIDQIRQYVFHMTNMGDAEFTLSGIEITGDGFELLPYEIESIAVSDSVNFKVSFTSSESGSHSGTILIDSKDPYDYLFGFNVMVLVE
- a CDS encoding carboxypeptidase regulatory-like domain-containing protein, with product MKKGFFYHFTSFIYIVIAVICTLVLSCRHPGDEIPAIDTTPRASLAFANYIDPFIVEGKPFRLCLSVDLYYSRLKSFDIIVSYDETMMLPIENGVESGNENLSITVDTVTPGMLRIQGNHETWFESGEDIGLLIAGWDATAQGETDISAEIVGLAAPDGSAIESEKTIHFTIDVDESVSYPLTGRVLDSIGGAPVGGASVEVSGTGLETTTDSDGFFRFENIVIGVYDIVATKEGRAGSRLQEVYVDGDDIDVEIVQCEYNYLIGSVTPPSIEVSGVDHGGEYTGLVPVDIRVIEGSSPVFATEFHRSIYLKIGTTSMSYYEVAESPTDTLYYRWNTQTLPAGPVVLKAVAYDTNNNRAEINIPLSITTNNGVVPEMSPYEDFYNITATTYGKSMVITRSPGLSAIIGGAAYPATRAPEDTSIIVEFSVQKYYHGIVIYKSAAEEGPYALAGQTTYTDSFFYKFADYSPALMPDMTVYYKLAYFNQYGMGPPTDAISVRILPAYHISLAGPPNNAIITEITPTLTWESEPVIEGARRTDWIVVTNVLDATIVAYSFIDDGLEYTLPALQYNNKYEWDVRSLYEYNNAPPRANVLSRSFPGGKGFTDLSLNGSFYFTVVQPEE
- a CDS encoding peptidase S8; protein product: MKRLWTFLTILWSLSFLFSCSIESERTAWPVTLIEEETNGEYVEGEVIVTIDESVACGDIDVLVPGNRVKTVTPKGSSQRMLLYRLFDRDECDTVIIALMSSGLVNYAEKNAVYSLCEYVPDDPYYSTCQYSPQITGCEEAWEAVQSPGGGIIVAVLDTGINGEHEELEGRVIAGRNVLTGEDIPEGTNSDDNGHGSHVAGIIGAKGDNGKGIAGVAWDCSLMPVKIFGNDIQTTTAHIAEAIVWAVDHGARVISMSFVGMLYSMAVNDAVNYALNRDVVLVAAMGNDGRAKIEYPGAHPGVIAVGATNGRDQVAYFSTRGNHISVAAPGESIYSLKNTSNTEYVFGSGTSMATPFVTGVAALLLSARPELTPVELRSIIEDSAVPLGPDEFSPAYGYGRVSVYNALNLDARNNYGTVTVNVTNRDEPVGGIKVLLEDTADNTIVQAGITSYGGIEGVLNGQIVFNHIHPGDYRVRVQAGIHKETFISITPKSREQTASFAFDTPMVLVVNAIKVADASLLTAEALYAERLTSMGKAFTLWKTAYHGPPPKSLIDAYDLLIWFTGNTQNNPSKQIEILTEYEITLLEEYCDKGGRLYLSGNNIAQHLKRFDPDFLAGYLHAEYLTSPLSHDELLGRGLLDGMDFFISMADDDQIDILDGATGILDSSDEPDENHWAGLSWDSGYRLIFTTPYPNQINSSFHEEFFNRVLTWLESDG
- a CDS encoding RNA polymerase sigma factor RpoD/SigA — its product is MKRRNMRKKSRKTSSRDTILNIYLNEINKVDLMSKEEEMYHAQRAVKGDAVSKEKLINANLRFVVHVAKNYQHMGLQLEDLINEGNIGLIKAIDKYDVKKGYRFISYAVWWIRQRILRALHEKSRMIRLPVNKICNIARIERVKEELENKDGIEAKIEEIAKQLNLDKECVNDLISISREMLSLDSPAFNDADSEIPLCDFIEDSMTQSPAESAIDSSLKDNIRIILDDLDPREADILKHRFGINGKKAGSLEEVGNRFNITKERVRQIVKRAIQKLKNDPRIEHLRNYLS
- a CDS encoding C-terminal binding protein, yielding MEKLIVSVTDNRFSSYGEEEAVLKPAGAVLKIYDYTKDDEFAGEILSSQGLLVNLCPLREPAIRRFSQCRVISRYGVGYDNVDIEAAARRGIWVANVPDYCVEDTSDHTIALLLSAIRRIPYTDMRVKSGAWNIHKEVRLFRIKGRILGLIGFGRIARTVARKIGFFGLSEILVYDPYVEPGIISNGGCIPVTLEELLSRSDYISIHVPLTEETRGLIGTDEFPVMKQGAILVNTSRGRVIDQDALTEALLSGKLGGAGLDVFREEPIPPDSPLLTLDNAVLSSHMAYYSEESLVELKRKAAENVAAVLRGGRPLYPVNEPDTVFRKR